The bacterium DNA window AAAGATATCGCCGGCCGCCTCCTTGATTTTTTCCCGCGTCGGGAGGGTCCCGCCGCGCGCCCCTCGCATCATCGCCGTGTTCTCCGGCTGGATTAACCATTTGGTTTAACCGATTGGTTAAATATAATCTCTTTTTTCCTGTTTGTCAACAGTTTTTTCCTGCGTATATTAGACAATTCATGAATGGAATGTGTATGTCTTTTGATCCCGATCCGATCCGTGCTGTCCTGTTCGACATCGACGGCACCCTCAGCGATACCGACGATCTCTATGCGGTGAAACTGGCGCGCTGGTTCCAGCCCTGGCAACGATGGCTGGGCGGCCGGGATCCACTCACCGCCGCCCGCCGGCTGATCATGCGGCTGGAGACCCCGGTCAACGAACTGTACGAATGGCTGGACCGCTTTTATCTGATCAAAGGGCTGTACGCCCTTTCGCAACCGTTGCGGGAGCTGGTTAAAAGCAAAGGACACTTTGTCGTCATTCCCGGAATCCATGAACTGCTGGAAAGTTTGCACGCGCACTATCCGTTGGCCGTGGTCACCAGCCGCGGCGAACGCGGCGCCTATGCGTTCCTGCGCCAATTCGATCTGGAAAAATATTTTCAGGTGATCGTCACCGCTCAGTCCTGCCGTAAAACCAAGCCTCATCCGCAACCGCTGCTCCTCGCCGCAGCCGGTCTTCAGGTGGAAATCTCCTCCTGCGTCATGGTGGGTGATACGACGGTGGACGTCCGCGCCGGCAAGGCCGCCGGCTGTCGGACTGTGGCTGTGCTCTGCGGTTTCGGCGAAAAGCCGGAACTGCAGCAGGCCGGCGCCGATGTGATCCTGGATCGGACACCGGACCTGGCCGCTATCCTGCGGCCGCAGTGGACCGCGAGCCGCAAGCCCTGACGCGGTTCAACGTAATGCTGGGCCGGCGCCGCCTGATCGAGCGCTGATCACCCTGGTGAATTAAAAAGGAAAATACATGTCCCAACCTCATCCACGACAATCACAAGCCGACATCGATGCGCAATTTCTCCAGCGCTGGTCGCCGCGCGCTTTCTCGGACCAGCCGGTCGATCAAAAGACCCTGCTCTCGCTGCTGGAGGCGGCGCGTTGGGCGCCCTCCGCAGCGAATGAACAGCCCTGGCTCTTTCTGGTTCCGGAAAACGAAGAGGCGCTGCAACGCTTCCGCAGCCTGCTCAATCCAGGCAATCAACGGTGGGCCTGCCGCGCACCGCTGCTGCTCTATCTGCTGGGGCGAAGAAATTGGTCAAGAAACGGCCAGGCCAACTACACCTACCAGTTCGATTGCGGCTCAGCCTTCATGTCGCTGGCCCTGCAAGCGACCAAACAGAATCTTTTTGTCCATCCCATGGCGGGTTTTGACCGGGAAAAAGCTTATGAGGTGCTGCAGATCGACAAGGAAAAATACGACATCATCGTCGCGGTGGCTGTGGGCTACTATGGCGATGCCGGAGGATTGCCCCAGGATCTGCAGGAGCGGGAACATCCAAGCCAGCGCAAAGATCTGTCAGAGATGTATTCATGAGCCTGAATTCCCGGAAGCGAACTCTGCTGTTCATCGTCATGGCCACCTCCGCTTTTGTCCCGTTCATGGCCTCTGCCGTCAACATCGCGCTCCCTTCCCTCAGCCGCGATCTACGTCTGGATGCCGTGTCCATGAGTTGGATTGCCACTGCGTACCTGCTGGCCTCCACCGCTTTTATTCTGCCGTTCGGCCGTCTGGCGGACATTCATGGGCGCCGCTCTCTGTTCATCATCGGCCTGTCGCTCTTTATGACCGCTTCCCTGCTGGCCGGCGCTGCGCCCAACTTTAGCTGGCTGTTGACAGCCCGCATCGCTCAGGGGCTGGGCACTTCGATGATGTTGCCCACCGGCATGGCCATGCTGACCGCCGCCTTTCCACCGGGCGAACGCGGACGGGCGCTGGGTCTGAACGTTTCAGCCGTATATGTCGGCCTGTCAGTGGGACCAGTGCTTGGAGGCCTGATCACCCAGGCGCTGGGTTGGCGCTTCCTTTTCTTTCTCATGGGCCCCCTTTCGCTGCTCATCCTGCTGCTGTTGTTGAAAAACCTGCGCCCGGAGCCGGCGGAAACCCCCGGCGAACCCTTTGACGCGCCGGGGTCCCTGCTCTTCGCCTTTTCAATCAGCGCCCTGCTCTACGGATTCACCTCCCTGCCCGGCGCCACGGCCATCGGCATCATCGCCCTCGGCCTGGCCGCAATGCTGACATTCATCTGGCGTCAGAGTCAGACCGCTCATCCCATCGTCGACCTCTCCCTCTTCCGGTTCAATCGCACCTTTGCCATGTCCAATGTGGCAACCTTTCTCAACTACGGCGCCACCACCGCCGTAGTGTTCCTGCTCAGCCTTTATCTGCAATACGTCAAGGGAGTGTCGCCGCGGGACGCTGGAATGCTGATGATGGTGCAACCCCTGGTGCAGGCGCTCACTTCCCCCATCGCCGGCCGTCTTTCGGACCGCATCGAGCCGCAGCGACTGGCCTCCGCCGGCATGATGATGACCGTCCTCGGCTTGCTGCTCCTCAGCGCTTTAAGCTCCGCAACATCAACCGGGTTCATCCTCGCCTGCCTGATCCTGCTGGGCTTTGGCTTTGGTTTCTTTTCCTCTCCCAACACCAACGCCATCATGAGTTCTGTGGCAAAAAGAAACTATAGCATCGCTTCCGCCACCGTGAGCGCCATGCGGCAGCTGGGACAGATCTTTAGCATGGGGTTGGCCACTCTGGCGCTCAACGGAACCGTCGGCCACCGCGTGATCACGCCGGAGCTACACGATCCGTTCATCATCACCATCCGCCTCGTGCTGCAGGCGTCGGCTGCACTCTGTTTCATCGGTGTCTTCGCCTCGCTGGCGCGGGGCAAGATGCGCCCCTCGACAGAAAGCGTAGAATGAAAGGCTTCTTAATCTCGGATCGCTCATGATTCAAAATATCATATTCGCTGTCAATATCGTCGCACCGGTATTTCTCATCGTCGCTCTGGGCGTGTGGCTCAAGCGGCGACAGCTCATTGACAACCATTTTCTCACGCTCTCATCCCGTCTGGTTTTTCACGTCACCTTGCCGGCTCTCTTGTTCATCAAAATCAGCGTCACTGATCTGCATCAGGTTTTCAACGGACGGCTGGTCCTGTTCACCTATGCCGCCATCCTTCTGGCCTTTGCCATCGCCTGGTTGGCCGGCACGCTCTGGGCGGACAACGGCCGCGACCGCGGTGCTTTCATTCAGGGCAGCTTTCGCGGCAATTTCGCCATCCTCGGCTTTGCCATGATCCAGAGCGCCTTTGGCCCGGAACCACTGGCTAATGCCGCGGTGTTGCTCAGCTTTATGATGCCGCCGTACAATCTGCTGGCCGTCATCGCACTCACCGTCACCCAGCGCAGCGAACGCAAGGTTACAGTGGGCCAAACGCTCAGAGAGATCGCCACTAATCCCCTGATCCTGGCCACTGCGGCCGCCATCCCGTTCTCCTTGTTCAAAATACCCCTTCCACGGACCATCTTTGCCGCAGCAGAGCAACTCTCATCCATCACGCTGCCCATGGCGTTGATCGGCATCGGCGGCAGCCTGACCTTTTCCGGGATCAAGCAGGATTTTCGCCTTTCGGTCATCGCTTCGTTTCTCAAACTGATCTTGACCCCCACCCTGGTGATGCTGGCAGCCGTGCACATGGGGTTTTCGTTTTACGAAAGGGCCAGCCTGTTTTTCTTTTTTGCCTCGCCCACTGCCATTGCCAGCTATATCATGGCAGAGGCCATGGGCAGCAACGGCCGCTTGGCCGGCAACATCATCCTGCTGTCCACGCTGGCCAGTTCGATCACCATCGCCCTGGGGATCGTGCTGCTCAAGACCTGGGGCTACTTTTAGAAATCGCCGGCCGCACTGAGATCTTGCGCATGACGGCGGACTTTAATAAGCTA harbors:
- a CDS encoding HAD family hydrolase; translated protein: MSFDPDPIRAVLFDIDGTLSDTDDLYAVKLARWFQPWQRWLGGRDPLTAARRLIMRLETPVNELYEWLDRFYLIKGLYALSQPLRELVKSKGHFVVIPGIHELLESLHAHYPLAVVTSRGERGAYAFLRQFDLEKYFQVIVTAQSCRKTKPHPQPLLLAAAGLQVEISSCVMVGDTTVDVRAGKAAGCRTVAVLCGFGEKPELQQAGADVILDRTPDLAAILRPQWTASRKP
- a CDS encoding nitroreductase family protein, translated to MSQPHPRQSQADIDAQFLQRWSPRAFSDQPVDQKTLLSLLEAARWAPSAANEQPWLFLVPENEEALQRFRSLLNPGNQRWACRAPLLLYLLGRRNWSRNGQANYTYQFDCGSAFMSLALQATKQNLFVHPMAGFDREKAYEVLQIDKEKYDIIVAVAVGYYGDAGGLPQDLQEREHPSQRKDLSEMYS
- a CDS encoding MFS transporter; the protein is MSLNSRKRTLLFIVMATSAFVPFMASAVNIALPSLSRDLRLDAVSMSWIATAYLLASTAFILPFGRLADIHGRRSLFIIGLSLFMTASLLAGAAPNFSWLLTARIAQGLGTSMMLPTGMAMLTAAFPPGERGRALGLNVSAVYVGLSVGPVLGGLITQALGWRFLFFLMGPLSLLILLLLLKNLRPEPAETPGEPFDAPGSLLFAFSISALLYGFTSLPGATAIGIIALGLAAMLTFIWRQSQTAHPIVDLSLFRFNRTFAMSNVATFLNYGATTAVVFLLSLYLQYVKGVSPRDAGMLMMVQPLVQALTSPIAGRLSDRIEPQRLASAGMMMTVLGLLLLSALSSATSTGFILACLILLGFGFGFFSSPNTNAIMSSVAKRNYSIASATVSAMRQLGQIFSMGLATLALNGTVGHRVITPELHDPFIITIRLVLQASAALCFIGVFASLARGKMRPSTESVE
- a CDS encoding AEC family transporter; translated protein: MIQNIIFAVNIVAPVFLIVALGVWLKRRQLIDNHFLTLSSRLVFHVTLPALLFIKISVTDLHQVFNGRLVLFTYAAILLAFAIAWLAGTLWADNGRDRGAFIQGSFRGNFAILGFAMIQSAFGPEPLANAAVLLSFMMPPYNLLAVIALTVTQRSERKVTVGQTLREIATNPLILATAAAIPFSLFKIPLPRTIFAAAEQLSSITLPMALIGIGGSLTFSGIKQDFRLSVIASFLKLILTPTLVMLAAVHMGFSFYERASLFFFFASPTAIASYIMAEAMGSNGRLAGNIILLSTLASSITIALGIVLLKTWGYF